The Oryctolagus cuniculus chromosome 12, mOryCun1.1, whole genome shotgun sequence genomic interval AGGGCTGAGAGGAGAGCCCGGCTGCTCGCGTGCAGAGCCCTCCTCTGGGAGAGGCCCCTGGCCGTGAACACCCGGGGAGGGGGGCACGATGTGCCTACCCAGAAGCCTCTAAGCCCAGTCGCCCTTTCTGGAAGCCGTGCTGCTCTTGAGAGAGAACCCCGGAGAGAGTTCCCTGGGCTTCAGAAACCACAAGGGGCCATGCAGGAGAgggcaccccccgccccccggaaAAACCTCAAGCTCCCGGATGTCCCCTCCCGCACCTGTCAGTCACAGGTGGGCGGAactcagctctgtggctcagctgAGAATTGGGCTCAGTCACAATACCGCAGGGGCTCAGATCCGAGCGCGTGTGCAAAAGCTCACGGGACAGTGGGATGAAAAagagaagttcattttggtgcagaaatttccTTAAGTCATATATACAGGAGGTCTTTAAAAAGCTCAGGAAAAGGGGGAATTACGAAAAATGATGGCTCTTAACatcctttgcaccaaaataaacttatttcattccattttcctatgAGCTATGAGTCttgaaaaaaactattttatttgaaacacacgcgcacacgcacaaacacacacacacacacagacctcccatccactggttcactccctaaattcccctaatagctggagctgagccaggccaaagccaggagtctggactgcatcagggtctcccacatgggtggcagggaccccagcacttgggccatcacctgctgcttccccggggTGGGGCACCGCAGCAAGGAGCCGGACCCCCCCCCAGGCACTGGTGGGGAGTGCAGGTTTTGAAGTCCCCTCTCCTTTTATGATTTGagttcctggggggggggggcggaacgGCATCGGGGCAAGCAGGTCACAGACTTGGAACTTCCTCCACCAAAGCACCTCGCTCACCACGATTGGCTGTAGAtccttaattttacttttttttttttttcataaaaaaattacCTCCTCAAGCACGCTCTGATGGCCCCGTAACATCCCATCACACGGGGGTGCTACCTTAGCCTAACCAATCCCCAGCTGTTGGACACCCCAGTGTTTCCTGGGTTTCTTGTCTGTTTCATGTCTTTGTCAACAGCGCTGCCAGGAACACCCTACCCACTTAACCTCAGCCACAACAagctggcttccctcccataaaaTTCATCCAGCGCCTCCCCCGGCAGGGAGGGGCCTGCTCCCTGGGCCGAGACGGGGAGGTGGCCAGGCCACACAGCTGTGCAAGGACAGGTCTTCTGTGGCCACCTCCCCTGCACAGGGGCCTTTTCTGGGCCTGCCCAAAGCATTCTCTTCCCGCATTTCAAAGTGGCAAACTCTGCCGCAAGCCGCAGGCGTGCCGTTCCGCCCCGCTCTGCATTAACCACTGCACCTGCTCAGTCCCGTCTCCCTCCACCTCTGCGacctctccctcccgcccccctCCATCAGGCCTGCGCTCAGGAAAGGACTTGACCAGGAAATCTTCCCGGCAGCTCCCGATGCTGGGCGCGTGGACACCCTGGGACCCCACCGGGCGGTGCCATACCTTCATGGGGCCCCTACCTTCATGGGGCCGTAGACCTCGGAGCGGTCGAACATGAGCTTGAAGTAGTTCAGGCTGCTCAGGGCCGCCTGCCAGGGCATGTACTCGGTCTCTCGGATCAGGAAGAGGGTGTTATCTAGCGCCAGTGTGACGGGGACTTTTTGggcactgggaaaaaaaaaaaacagaggcgcTCAAGTAAGCACGGCCCCCAGCTCAGCCACAGCTGGAAACCCAGTCCAAGCTCTCAAGAATGGGCCTTCCAGGAGCCCGAGGTCCCAGCGAGCCAGCATTTGCCATGGGGAATGCAGCAACCAGGGCCCTCGCTCattgtacccattttacagatgagaagaccgAGGCTCAAAGAAGTGACCTGACTGTCCCAAGGCCACTCAGCTCACAAGAAAAAGGCTCTGCTATGAACTCCACCCACCCCCTTTCACTTGCGAGCCGAGTGGCATCTGTGAAGTGGGTGTGCTGGGACCGAGGGAGGGAGCCCGGGGAGCCTGCTGCCCTGAGAGGGAACCTGCCGTCACCTGGCCAGGTTGAAGGCGTCGTGGATTATCTGCGCCCGGTTGATGACAGGGATGACCTGCAAGGGAAGCGGAGTGTGTGAGCTCGGGCTGGCCACGGGAGCAAGCGTGCGGCCCTGCAGTCCCGCGGCGCGTCCTGGCGCAGGGGCCACCCACCGAGGGGTTGGTCTGCAGCTGcgtctgaagcttcttccagttgcCTTCATCGTAGTTCACCTGGTAATACCCCGTCACGTTGAGGTTCGCAAGGATCCAGTTGTTGTCGCCTTCCACTCTAAACAGGGAGTTCTGGGCTGTGGGAGGGACCAGAGCTTTGGAGCAAGGGGCTGCTCAGGCAGCCATGGCCTCCTCTCCGGGCTGCGTTAGCCTGGCTAATGCCCATTCTTCCTGACTagctcacctcctccaggaagccttccctgactacTCTGTGAAACGCAAGTTCCTTCATTCCCAGCCCCCTACCCCAGTAGCCCAATCACAGGCGCTGGATGCTGTtcactgctctctccctccctctcactgccaGCCTGGGCCCAGACAGAGTTATTTGGCTGTGACCTTCACTCCCTCATGCCTGGCAGGGTGGGACTGTTGCAACCCTGTGCCAGCCTGTGCCTGAAGACTTTTCTATGGCTTCTCCCCTTTAACCCTCACCCAGCCCAGTGTTCTCAGCCCCATTTCACGGATGCTGACATGGCGAGCAGAGAGGGATGGTAgtttgcccagggtcacacagccgggcagcagcaaagcagaggctGGGACCCTCCCCATGCCCGCACAGCCCCCAGCACGCAGCTGGGAGTGTGGGGCGAGCATCACCCATGAGCACAGGGTAGGGTTACTTTGCTCGACGCCTTCCAGCCAGAATTCCTGCTGCTGCATGCCGTTCCGCATGGACGAGACAGGAACAATCCACAGATAGCTGCAACCAGAGACCGGCAGCGGGCGGTGAGCGCCTGCCCACAGTCTCAGACACCAGGCTTGGCCCCCGGCACCCTGCATGCTCACTTGAAGTCTGACGGGCGAGTGACATTGGACGTGGGGTCCAAGAGGAAGTGATGCTGGGAGATGACCCCGTTGGTTGTGTTCACGGTGACGACCGGGAAGCCCATCTGCAGGATCCAGCGGTCCATGATGTCGCGCACAGAGGCGGGCAGCTGGATCGCCGACTGGCTGTTCACAGCCTGCAGCAGAGCAAAGTGCAAGGCTGTCCCCACCTGCCTGGGGCAGTCCCGGGGGTCCTggtggggaggcagcagccagggtCCTGCTGCAGCTATGCAGGGAGCAggcctgagggagggagggggcaggggaggggaggccgggcTGGAGATGGCCAGGATGGACCCGGGGCCTGGACAAGACCCTGGCTGCCCCTTGCAGGTGGGACTGGCCATGGGGACTGGCAGGGCAGTGGCCACGGGGAGCAGGGAGTGGAAGGgggcagctggactggaatctAGTGTTGTGGGGGATGGGTTCTTGCACTGAAAGAGGCCACGACCTCAGCTAAGGAGGCTGGTGTCGGATGGGGGGGCCCACAGGGGAGagtgtggactccagccccaagTGGGGCGGGGTCAGGCGGGGTGGCTGCAAGGGCAGACAGGCAGGCGGGTGGGCGTGGTGGGCAAAGGGTTTGGCCACAGACAGGAGCTGGATGGggcacagggcagccaggagTGCTGAGTCGGGCAAAGACTGGCTCCAAAGTTCTGGGTAGGGGAGGAGGATCCAGGCTCAGGAAGCCCCGGGACTGTGTCCTCCCCActaagaggaagctcctgtccctGGAGCCATCAGCACACCCATTGCACAGACAAGCAACCAGGGCTCTCCGGGGCCTGCCCCAGCTGGAAACAGCAGAGCCCAGCACCTTCTCTTACCTGTGCTGCCCCCAGCACTCAGGACAGCCCCCTCACCGCACCCCCGGCTGAAGTCCTCGGGGGCTGGCTGTTAcccacctgctgcaggtgctCCCACAGGTCCAGGTAGATGGTGTTCTGGTACGCAAAAGTGTGCAGGTAGGACTGTGGGAAGACAGACCGTGTGAGTGCCAAGCTTGGGGTGGGCggagagccaagagagccacccCCAGGTCTGGCCAGGGAATCTGTGCTCACCGCCAGGCCCTCCTTGAACAGGTCCTCGGTCAGGAAGCTGGACAGCATCCTAAGGACAGAGGCGCCCTGcggaggcagccagggaggggatGAGGAGGCTGTGGGAGGACCAGGGTGCTGTCCCGCCCGCTGTGCCCCATCTCCCTCCCCGAGCCCATGACCGTGGCAGGGCCGGGGCAGCACCTTGCTGTAGGTGATGGAGTCGAAGAGCTCGCTGATCTGGGCGGGTGTGTTGACCTCGTCGGCGGGGGAGGACAGAGGGTGGGAGGAGGCCAGGGCGTCCACGGCCATCACCGAGTGCAGTTCGTTCAGCACTATGAGGTCTTTCTGCACAATAATCCACCACCTCGGCCATCAGCAGTCTGGCCTGGCGGGTGGGCGTGGTTCCTCCACCtgccggccccagcccccacccccggagGTGCAGCTGGCTCACCAGATTCCAGGTGGGCTCTGCGTAGTCAGCACCCAGGTACTCCACGTAGGAGGCGAAGCCTTCGTTCAGCCACAGGTCATTCCACCAGTCCACGGTCACCAGGTTCCCAAACCACTGCCAGAGAAGGGAGTCAGCCCCAAAGCCACGCGCTTCCCCGAGTGGCTgggacagcactggccctgccctTGGCCTAGCAGCCACCGGTCCAGGCCCTGGGGGCTTTCCTGGCATCACTGGgaccccctccctgctgccctgccagggcccctccctctgcagcgGCTCAGGGCAGAGCCTAtcacagccccgccccctcctctcccagcacaccCCAGGATGGGGGCTACCTGGTGGGCCAGCTCGTGGGCAACCACGGTGACCACCCGCTCCTTGTTACTGATGGAGGACACCAGGGGGTCGAAAAGCAGGGCGCTCTCCCGGTAGGTCACCAGGCCCCAGTTCTCCATGGCCCCGGCGTTGAAGTCGGGCAGGCCGATCTGGTCTGGGGAGAGAGGGCATCTCGTGGGCCAACGGCCTCTGGGTGGggcgccccagcccctgcctccctcctcaagGCCCCTCACTCACCAGATTTTTCGAGCGGGTAGGGAGTGTTATAATGGTTGGCAAAGAAGTTTAGGATGGGGCCCGTGACATTCAGGGCGTACTGGCCGTGGCCTTCGCTGATGGCACTGGGCCGAGCCCAGATCCGGATCTGCAAGGCGGCAGAAAGAGGTCAGAAGCCCCTCTTGGACCGGGGGAAGCCCTCtacgggccagggctggggcccatGCAGGTTAGCCGGAGAAGCTGGTGTGGGGGGGGTGGTGCCCTGAGGGGCTGTGGCTCCCAGGGAGGGTCTCTGGGGAATAACATTGGTCACAGCCACCACCACGTGTCTGGCAGCGTTCGGGGCTGGGTTCGGACAGTGCCTAAGCATGGAGAAGCTGGAGTGGGGCTGTGCTAGCCGGGGCCCAGGACGTACCTGGACGTTATTGGGTGACTGAGCTTCTATGTTCGTGAACTCACTGACGATGTAGGCCAGCAGGTACGTGGACATCTTGGGGGTGGTGTGGAACTCCGTGACGGTCCAGTTGGGGTCTTCTGGGAGTGCAGTGCTGCCTTTTGGGCACGGAACACAGGAACATGTGGGGACACACGCTCCCTCCcgccctgcaccccggggcccgGGCCGACCCACTCACTTCTGGGAAGCATGTTGGACAGGGCCGTGTAGTCCCTGGGGTGGATGAGCGTGATGTTGAACGTGGCCTTCATCGCCGGCTCATCAAAGCACGGGAAAGATTTCCGGGCATCTGCAGCCTGCATCTGTGTCGTGGCCACCACCCTGTGCAAACCCAGAAGTCAGgggagtgtgtgtgcaggggtgggggagggctttGCAGAGGAAGGGGTGCTCGGGAGGCCGTTCCAGCCGCATCcctgccctctctgcctcccGTCCCGCCAGCTGGCTTGGGGGAAGAGACAGGTGCTGCTTCGGGGTTCAGTCTAAGTCTACGCAGGTCCCATCACTGCACTGGCTGGGGAGCTTGGGCACGTGTCTCTCCCATCTGTGCAGGGCACACCTGCGTCTCCTCCCTCCCAGGTGGGCGAGGGCTCCCTTCCACAGCCCCCTCGGAGGGGGGAGTCCTGGGGCTCTTCCTCAGCACCTAGGACCTCCCCggcaggcagccccagccccggcttaCTTTCTGACGTTGCCTTCCATGTACTCGCTGCGGTAGAAGCCCGCCAAGTCGTCGGCCAGCTCGCCTTGGAACTGGGTGTCCATCTCGTACTGGCTGCCCGCCACCAGCTGGCCCTGGAGGTGCACCACCAGGTACTCGGTGAGCTCCACGAGCTCTGTGCTGGCgatggcagggggctgggagccccCCACGCCCCGCAGCACCACCGGGTGCCCCTGTGTGATGGTGTAGTTGAGTTTCTTGCTGTGAATGATGATGACATTGGTGGCCTCCTGGCAGGTGAACCGCACGGTGCTCGAGCCGGTGAAGATGTAGAGGCCTTGGCTGTTGGGACTCAAGTAGGGCCTCAGGACCACGTTGTAGGAGTCAGGGATGAGCGTCTTGGGCAGGCGGTACCGGTTCCATGGCAGGTTCTGGTCCAGGGTGGTGGCCGGGGAGGAGGTGGCAGTGGGGTTTGAGGGGGCCATGCTGGGGCTCTGAGATGTGTTCTTGTTCTTCTCCTGGGCGTACACCACGGACAGGGCCACGATGGTGCACAGGGCGGCCACGCCCAGGAGGATACCCAGGATGCCCAGCGACTTGGAAATGTAGAAGCCCTTGGCCATGgcgaggcagggagggagctggggcagctCAGGCCAGGCAGGGACCGGAGCAGCCCGGGGCCAGGCTTATATCCCCCAAGGGGAGGAGCCCCGTGCCTTTCAACTGGGCAAAAATTAACCAAGGCTCAGACAGGCGAAGGTCACTGCACCAggcaggggctggtccaggctcgGTGTTGGGAATGTGGCTCAGGGGCGCCTGCTGGGGGCAAACAGTGTCAGGTTACAGGCTGGAGTGGGTGGCTTCGGACCCCAGGGGCAGCTGCAGCGGTAGGATGGGGGTTACAGTCAGGGGGTGGGGAGATGTTTCCcaggcaccccagatgggacacGCACAGAGCACACAGCCATGGCCAGGGAGTCGCCAGGGGCTCCTGGGCCACAAGGCCCCGCCTCCACCTTGCCAGTCCTTGCCCAGCAGGGActtctcccagcccctgcccgtcCCAAGTCCTCAATTAGCTCAGAATAAAGCGACTCCGGACTCCACTCTGGGTGATTAGCTCTGCCTTTTCTCTTCCTAAGCCAGGAGGCTGCTGGAAGCTTAACCTCTTCCCAGCCGTGACCTGGCGCAGGTTCCTTTCTCGACCTCTTTCCTCTAATGACAGATTTGCTGGGAAGCCACACTggacgccacaggcagagcccAGCGGCCACTCCCTCCGTCTGACCCACAGCTCGGCCGCTCTTCCCGTGCTCGGGAGATGAGAAGCTCCGAGCTCTCAAAGCGGCACGCCTCCCGCCTCGCGACCCTCACCCTACATCCCCGTCACCCCGTCCCTGTGTACTGCCGCACCTCATCCCACTTCCACTTGGGACCCTCAAACCTGCTCGCCACACACATGAGATCGCTTCGCACCAACGCTTAAAACCTTCCTTTGGCTCTTGGGGACCCAAACCCCTGGTCTAGCAGCGACCAGCCTGCCCGCTCTCCAGCCTCAGGCCCATCACGCTCCCCCGTCACACAGTTCCGGCCACTCCAGCCTTCTACCACAGGGCCTTGGCACATGCTGCTCCTCCTGCCGCCAGAAACACCTTGCCCTGTTCATCCTTCACGTCTCCCTCAGAGAAGCCGCCCTGGGTGCTCGCACCAGGCCAagcccccaggagctccatcagcgCCATAACCTTCTCCCTCAAACCCTGGCTCTGAGCACGCTTGGCCGTTTGCTTCTTGTGACGATGACTGGAGGCCTGGACCATAGGCCCTGCAAGCCAGGGTCTTGGCTGTTTCTGGTCACCAGCCCTTGGCACGGTGCCTGGCATGTGGTAGGTGCTGAACATAACATTGGCACTTAgcacttttatttgagagacagagtcggggagagagagagagaggagagagagagaaagagaggagagagaggagagagagaaagagggagaggagagagagaggagagagagagaaagagaggagagagagagaggagagagagaggagagagagaggagaggagagagagagagaggagaggggagagagagagagagagagagagaggagagagagaaagagaggagagagaggagagagagagagaaagggagagagaaagagagagaggagagaaagagagagaggagagaggagagaaagagagagaggagagaggagagaaagagaggagagagaggagagagagagaggagagaggagagaaagagagaaagagagaaagagagaggagagagagaggggagagaggagagaaagagagaggagagagaggagggagaggagagagagagaaagagagagaggagagagagaaagagaggagagagagaaagagaggagagagaggagagagagagaggagagaaagagagagagaaagagaggagagaaagagagagagtaaagagaggagagagagaaagagaggagagagaggagagagagagaagagaggagagaaagagaggagagaggagagagaggaaagagagagaaagaggagagaggagagaaagagaggagagagaggaggggggggagagagaggagagagagaggagagaaagagagagaggagagagagaaagagaggagagagagaaagagaggagagagaggagagagagagaggagagaaagagagagagtaaagagaggagagagagaaagagaggagagagaggagagagagagaagagaggagagaaagagaggagagaggagagagaggaaagagagagaaagaggagagaggagagaaagagaggagagagaggagagggggggagagagaggagagagagaggagagaaagagagagaggagagagaggagagagagaaagaggagagagagaggagagataaagagagaggagagagagagaggagagaaagagagagagaaagagagagaggaaagagaggagagagagaaagagagaaagagaggagagagaggagagagagaagagaggagagaaagaggagagaaagagaggagagagaggaaagagagagaaagaggagagaggagagagagagaagagagaggagagagagagaaagagaggagagagagaaagagaggagagagagagaactcccctttgctagttcactccccagttgcccacaacagccagggctggaccaggtgagaagtcaggaccctggaactcttatctgggtctcccacgttgggtgcgcattagcaggaagctggagcaaaaatggaagagctgggattcgaaccaggcactccggcATGGGGggtgcaggtctcccaagcagccCAAACTCCCGCCCCATCTGTCAGGGCTGAGTGACAGCGTGGATGGGCGGATGAACCCTGAGTGAGTCCGGGAGAGGGTCCTCGCTGGAGACTGCGGCTTCTGTCTTTTCCCGACCCTGGCCCGCACCTGCCGCATCTCTGAACCCCTGGCCACccatggcaggcaggcagggccttgGGGGCTCCcgtgcctggctgctcctcgAACACCTCATTCTCTGCCACCCCCATCACCCCGGAGTGGGCACGAGGCCTTGCTGAACAAATGCACGCGCCCGTGGATGGACACGATGATCCATTCATTCAGGTTCAAGCGCGGGAAAGGGGGGTGAGTGACCGCCGCCTCTCACCCTCTCACCCAGGCTCTGCAGACCGGGTCCCCGGGAGAGTCCCAGGCGTGGGTGGGTGCTCAGAGCCTGCAAGTTCTGTGGAAAGCAGCCCCTGGGGCGTGGGCAGAGGCCAGCGGATGCGGTGGCCAGCAACCGCCGCTCTGCTCAGGCCTGGGCACCGACGGGAAGCCCCCCGGGGTGGGTTCCAGAGGCAACGCTGGCTGCCAGGGCGACATGGCACAGGCTCCCCACCACCCTCCATCAGGGCTAAGCCTGCTGGGGGAGGCCAGCCtgcggcccctgcaccccggctcAGCCTGGGGCCCCCTCCCCACGCCTACAGCAGGGAGCCCCACAAGGCCACGGGGCCTAATCCCTTCCGCAAACAAAGGCAGAGGCTTCAGGCCCGTTGTGGTCTCTTCCTGTTTGCCTTGGACGCAGACCACGGGGCCCAGCTGCctggaatcttttcttttttggacagggcCTCTGGCCTTCCaggctggcgcagcaggcagcccgaggctggcgctgtggtgagcGGTCTGGGCTCAGGGCACCACGCCAGCCTGCGCAGGCCCCAGGctggccccaccccctgcccccagcatgcCTCAGCACAGGGACCCTCCTGCTCCCAGCCATCCCCAGCCTCTCAGGGCCTTCAGATGGAAACCCCAGCTCCGGTCTGTGCGGCCTTGGCTCCAGCTGCCAGCATTTCCAGAATCCCGTGGCTTTTGCACACCGCTGTGCCTTGGCTCATCCTGTTCCCTCCCTCCTGTCAAACTCCTACTTGTTCCTCAAAACCCAGCTCTCAACAGGCACGGCAGTGCATCTGGGCCACGCCTCCCCAGCCTCCAACTCACACCTCTATCGCAGAACTTGGGAAGAGGCCAGCTACGCGGTTAGAGGCAACCACGAGGCAGACCCGGGCCCCCAGGGCGGGCTCTGTGGCTCTAGACATAACCTGCACAATGCTTGCCGTGGCCTACAGGTCTGGTGTGCTCCAGCCTCACTACCCTGTGCTCCATGCTCTGACCTCTTCCCCCGTCCCCTCCCAAGCTGGTCCCAGGGTCTCGCCTTTTCTCCGTCTACTGCCCACTGGTCCTGTGGGCTGACGTGAGTGGTGCTGCCCAGGGCAGGCCGCCCAGCGCCTGTGCACCAGGCACAGCACCCAGCACACGGGGAAAAGGAGAAATAGTGCGACATGAAAACGAGAGACAGCAGTGAGAGCGGGAATGTGGCCCTGGGCGCAcccctgcctgggctcctgcgAGCCCCGGCGAGGCTCCCCATGTTGCCTGCTGATGTTTTTCCTTGGAGCAGTAAGACCTTgacaatggggctggcgctgcaatGCAatggatgaagccactgcctgtgaccttGGCCTCCTGCGAGCCCCGTGACAGcaccagcggctccacttctgatggagctccccagtaatgcacttgggaagtgcttgagccccttccgctcatgtgggagatccgggtggatttccggctcctggcttcagcctgggccattgctgCTGTGTGGAGAGTAAGCCAGAGGAcagaagcactctctctcccccacccccgtcactctgcctttcaaataaaatacatctttttttttaaagaccatcaCATTGTggttgaattattattattatactttttTGGGGGGTATGCATTTCAATTCACTACTATTGGTTTAAAAACTGTTCACCTAGGTAGGCCTTACCATTTTCCTGTAGCTGCTTTGGGGGCCCCTATGCCATTCTGTGTggctctggggccggcaccactgTGGCTGCTGGAGCGTGGGCCCAGACCCTTGCCCAGACCCCCGCCCATCCAAACACAGCAGCCTTTCTATGGCTCTTCCTTTGTCCTCGTTCCGGACACAAAAGTGCTTCTAGACTAAAAACCCCAATGTTACAATCCAtaaggggcccgcgctgtggcacagtgggcagtcgccgcctgcaacgccagtatcctgtatgggcgccggttccagtcccgctgctcctctccagaaccagctccctgctaatgcacctgggaaagcagcggaagatgcccaagtgcttgggcccctgcacccacgagggagacccgaaggcaactcctgactcctggcttcagcctggcccagccctggcctttggagGCTGCTTGGTTCCACACGCGCCTTCAGAGATGCCTTCTGTCCCAGCATGAAGACGCTGAGGGCCTGGGCGCGCACGGCCAGTGTCAGGGCCCTCCCCATTCTCACTCCCCGTGTGCCCACCTGCACCTGCGGCTGGGCGGGGCCTCAGGACAACCTGCAGCCCCTTTGTCTGCTCTGAAGGAGCAGCTCGAGGGGCGGGGAAGAGGCTGGGCCCAGCTTGGGACAcggcccctccccagcacagACAGCTGTGTCAGTCTGGGCCCGGGGCCAGCCCCCAGGGCACTTCCTCTGGGAGCCCCTGAGTTGTTGTCCATCCTGTGAGAACTGTAGAAGCCTTGATGGGAAATCGGTTCCCTTCAGCTTCTCCAGCCTAAAACAGAGTGCTCGGGTGGGGTGCAGAGGGGGcccttgggggagggggctgcagatgCTGCCTGGTGGCTCCATCTGTGTAAccccccgtgcagcccccaggtACCCCTCTAGCAGTGCCCATGAGCGCTAAAGCCCACAGGAGGGGACACGCACCCTTTCACGCAGACCAGGACTTGGTGGGGACTGGGGGGCTGGAACTGTTTGGCCAGCAGggaccctggccctgcctccaaAGGTGTGGCTAGGGCCCCTGCAGGGGCTCTGGGGACAGACACAGGGGGTGGGGCGCAGGCCAGGGAAGGGTGTCCATGCTGCTGTGTGAGCAGCGGGCCACTGTCCATGCCATCCCTCTGGGAGCCTCGAAAAGCCCCCAGCGAGGGGGTCCCAGATCTTCGTCCAAAGCCACAAGCAGAGCAACTGGGCCCAGTGCCCAGGGATCCCCACTGACCTGCTCAGGGGGTCTTGCAGTGAAATTCTGGAAGCAAAAGGGGCTGGAGGACTTGGCTTCGGGagctggcccctccctccccacccccaggagatGCTGGGGAATAGCAGGAAGGGGACTGAGCTGCCTCCTactttcccatctgtgaaatggcagCATTGGGGCGGCCCctgtgctcctgggccagcctcagACTCCAGGGCTCCTCGGGGAGGCGGCTGGAGGTGATGACAGTGGGCTTGGGCCAGCCGGCCCGCAGTGAGCTGGCCCTCTAACTTCCTCCTGGCCAACCCCGCCCACATACATGCCTACGGTCCCTCCTCAAACCCACCAGCCCAGAAGCCACCTTGGCAGGTTTAATTCAACTGAAGCCCAGGGGACTCCGGGGAGGATCCAGGGTCTCAGGGCCAAGCCATGCTGACGGAAGGTGAGGAACCAGTGTTCTGTCCAACCACCCATCCCCACCGCCTGGTTGGTGCCGGCAGCTGGGACCGGTGGAGTAGGAGAAAGAAGACTCaagtccccagccccaggccaatGCTGCTTGCACAACTGGGGACTTCAAAGATGGGCAGGGATAAGGCCCCCGCAGGCCCTATTTCGGGGGCGCCCCAGGTGCAATGGGCTTGGAAACCGGCATTTAAACCAAGAGACCCAGTTTTTCAGCGTGCCTGGGATGCAGGGCTTCGCCCACGCAgcaaaagccaggggccagggacagcGCCTGCGACCCCAGGCTGCACCCCGGTTCCGGTGGAGGCCGGACGGAGACCCCAAGCAGCCCCTGGAAGGGTCTCTCATCTCGGGCTCCGCCCACCCCCGTCGGCGGCACGCCCAGAGCTGGCCTGG includes:
- the ANPEP gene encoding aminopeptidase N isoform X1, with translation MAKGFYISKSLGILGILLGVAALCTIVALSVVYAQEKNKNTSQSPSMAPSNPTATSSPATTLDQNLPWNRYRLPKTLIPDSYNVVLRPYLSPNSQGLYIFTGSSTVRFTCQEATNVIIIHSKKLNYTITQGHPVVLRGVGGSQPPAIASTELVELTEYLVVHLQGQLVAGSQYEMDTQFQGELADDLAGFYRSEYMEGNVRKVVATTQMQAADARKSFPCFDEPAMKATFNITLIHPRDYTALSNMLPRSSTALPEDPNWTVTEFHTTPKMSTYLLAYIVSEFTNIEAQSPNNVQIRIWARPSAISEGHGQYALNVTGPILNFFANHYNTPYPLEKSDQIGLPDFNAGAMENWGLVTYRESALLFDPLVSSISNKERVVTVVAHELAHQWFGNLVTVDWWNDLWLNEGFASYVEYLGADYAEPTWNLKDLIVLNELHSVMAVDALASSHPLSSPADEVNTPAQISELFDSITYSKGASVLRMLSSFLTEDLFKEGLASYLHTFAYQNTIYLDLWEHLQQAVNSQSAIQLPASVRDIMDRWILQMGFPVVTVNTTNGVISQHHFLLDPTSNVTRPSDFNYLWIVPVSSMRNGMQQQEFWLEGVEQTQNSLFRVEGDNNWILANLNVTGYYQVNYDEGNWKKLQTQLQTNPSVIPVINRAQIIHDAFNLASAQKVPVTLALDNTLFLIRETEYMPWQAALSSLNYFKLMFDRSEVYGPMKNYLSKQVRPLFEHFKNITNDWTRRPDTLMDQYNEINAISTACSNGIQECETLVSDLFKQWMDDPSNNPIHPNLRTTVYCNAIALGGEREWDFAWEQFRNATLVNEADKLRSALACSNEVWILNRYLSYTLNPDYIRRQDATSTINSIASNVIGQTLVWDFVQSNWKKLFEDFGGGSFSFANLIRAVTRRFSTEYELQQLEQFRLNNLDTGFGSGTRALEQALEQTRANIKWVQENKEAVLAWFTANSA
- the ANPEP gene encoding aminopeptidase N (The RefSeq protein has 9 substitutions compared to this genomic sequence); translation: MAKGFYISKSLGILGILLGVAALCTIVALSVVYRQEKNKNTSQSPSMAPLNPTATSSPATTLDQNLPWNRYRLPKTLIPDSYNVVLRPYLSPNSQGLYIFTGSSTVRFTCQEATNVIIIHSKKLNYTITQGHRVVLRGVRGSQPPAIASTELVELTEYLVVHLQGQLVAGSQYEMDTQFQGELADDLAGFYRSEYMEGNVRKVVATTQMQAADARKSFPCFDEPAMKATFNITPIHPRDYTALSNMLPRSSTALPEDPNWTVTEFHTTPKMSTYLLAYIVSEFTNIEAQSPNNVQIRIWARPSAISEGHGQYALNVTGPILNFFANHYNTPYPLEKSDQIGLPDFNAGAMENWGLVTYRESALLFDPLVSSISNKERVVTVVAHELAHQWFGNLVTVDWWNDLWLNEGFASYVEYLGADYAEPTWNLKDLIVLNELHSVMAVDALASSHPLSSPADEVNTPAQISELFDSITYSKGASVLRMLSSFLTEDLFKEGLASYLHTFAYQNTIYLDLWEHLQQAVNSQSAIQLPASVRDIMDRWILQMGFPVVTVNTTNGIISQHHFLLDPTSNVTRPSDFNYLWIVPVSSMRNGVLEQEFWLEGVEQTQNSLFRVEGDNNWILANLNVTGYYQVNYDEGNWKKLQTQLQTNPSVIPVINRAQIIHDAFNLASAQKVPVTLALDNTLFLIRETEYMPWQAALSSLNYFKLMFDRSEVYGPMKNYLSKQVRPLFEHFKNITNDWTRRPDTLMDQYNEINAISTACSNGIQECETLVSDLFKQWMDDPSNNPIHPNLRTTVYCNAIALGGEREWDFAWEQFRNATLVNEADKLRSALACSNEVWILNRYLSYTLNPDYIRRQDATSTINSIASNVIGQTLVWDFVQSNWKKLFEDFGGGSFSFANLIRAVTRRFSTEYELQQLEQFRLNNLDTGFGSGTRALEQALEQTRANIKWVQENKEAVLAWFTANSA